Genomic segment of Terriglobales bacterium:
TGCCGCGGAAATGCGTTCACTGCGTCCGCCCGATCCGTACAAGCAGAAGGGCGTGCGTTACGTCGGCGAGAAACTGAAGAAGAAGGTCGGCAAGACCGGAGCGAAATAATCGCGATAAGACGGCCCGGTAGCGGGTCCCTGGCATAGAACCCCAGGACTGGAAAAACAATGATTACGAAGACACAGAAAAATCAGAAGCGCGTTCGGATCCACGATCGCATCCGCAAAAAGTTGCAGGGTACGAGCGAGCGTCCGCGCCTGAGCGTTTACCGTTCCACCGCCCACATCTACGTCCAGATCATCGACGACCTCAAGGGTGTCACCCTCGTGTCGGCGAGCACCGCGGAAGCAAAGAGCAAGACCGGTGGGAACCTGGCGTCGGCGAAGGAAATCGGTAAGCAGGTTGCGGAGAAGGCTAAGGCGAAGGGAATCGACAAGGTCGTTTTCGATCGTGGCGGATACCTGTATCACGGGCGCGTGAAGGC
This window contains:
- the rplR gene encoding 50S ribosomal protein L18, with the protein product MITKTQKNQKRVRIHDRIRKKLQGTSERPRLSVYRSTAHIYVQIIDDLKGVTLVSASTAEAKSKTGGNLASAKEIGKQVAEKAKAKGIDKVVFDRGGYLYHGRVKALADAAREAGLKF